A DNA window from Pongo abelii isolate AG06213 chromosome 2, NHGRI_mPonAbe1-v2.0_pri, whole genome shotgun sequence contains the following coding sequences:
- the LOC100432722 gene encoding glutathione S-transferase omega-1-like isoform X2 yields the protein MLQESARSLGKGSTSLGLVPEGLICICSMRFCPFTERTCLVLKVEGIRHEIIYINLKDKPEWFFKKNPFSLVPVLENSQGQLIYESAITCEYLDEAYSGKKLLPDDPYEKACQKMVFELFSKVLINKKKTFFGGNSISVIDYVIWPWFERLEAMKLNECVDHTPELKL from the exons ATGTTACAGGAGTCAGCCAGGAGCCTGGGAAAGGGAAGCACATCCCTGGGGCTGGTCCCAGAGGGCTTGATCTGCATCTGCAGCATGAGGTTCTGCCCGTTTACTGAGAGGACGTGTCTGGTTCTGAAGGTCGAGGGAATCAGGCATGAAATCATCTATATCAACCTGAAAGATAAGCCTGAGTGGTTCTTTAAGAAAAATCCCTTTAGTTTGGTGCCAGTTCTGGAAAACAGTCAGGGTCAGCTGATCTACGAGTCTGCCATCACCTGTGAGTACCTGGATGAAGCATACTCAGGGAAGAAGCTGTTGCCAGATGACCCCTATGAGAAAGCTTGCCAGAAGATGGTCTTTGAGTTGTTTTCTAAG GTTCTGATTAATAAGAAGAAAACCTTCTTTGGCGGCAATTCCATCTCTGTGATTGACTACGTCATCTGGCCCTGGTTTGAACGGCTGGAAGCAATGAAGTTAAATGAGTGTGTAGACCACACTCCAGAACTTAAACTGTGA
- the LOC100432722 gene encoding glutathione S-transferase omega-1-like isoform X1, which yields MLQESARSLGKGSTSLGLVPEGLICICSMRFCPFTERTCLVLKVEGIRHEIIYINLKDKPEWFFKKNPFSLVPVLENSQGQLIYESAITCEYLDEAYSGKKLLPDDPYEKACQKMVFELFSKVLSLVGSFLRSQNKEDSAGLKEALCKEFSKLGEVLINKKKTFFGGNSISVIDYVIWPWFERLEAMKLNECVDHTPELKL from the coding sequence ATGTTACAGGAGTCAGCCAGGAGCCTGGGAAAGGGAAGCACATCCCTGGGGCTGGTCCCAGAGGGCTTGATCTGCATCTGCAGCATGAGGTTCTGCCCGTTTACTGAGAGGACGTGTCTGGTTCTGAAGGTCGAGGGAATCAGGCATGAAATCATCTATATCAACCTGAAAGATAAGCCTGAGTGGTTCTTTAAGAAAAATCCCTTTAGTTTGGTGCCAGTTCTGGAAAACAGTCAGGGTCAGCTGATCTACGAGTCTGCCATCACCTGTGAGTACCTGGATGAAGCATACTCAGGGAAGAAGCTGTTGCCAGATGACCCCTATGAGAAAGCTTGCCAGAAGATGGTCTTTGAGTTGTTTTCTAAGGTGCTATCTTTGGTAGGAAGCTTCCTTAGAAGCCAAAATAAGGAGGACAGTGCTGGCCTGAAAGAAGCATTGTGTAAAGAATTTAGCAAGCTAGGGGAGGTTCTGATTAATAAGAAGAAAACCTTCTTTGGCGGCAATTCCATCTCTGTGATTGACTACGTCATCTGGCCCTGGTTTGAACGGCTGGAAGCAATGAAGTTAAATGAGTGTGTAGACCACACTCCAGAACTTAAACTGTGA